In a single window of the Papaver somniferum cultivar HN1 chromosome 8, ASM357369v1, whole genome shotgun sequence genome:
- the LOC113304505 gene encoding glutathione S-transferase T1-like — protein MTLKVYVDRISQPARAVLIFCKVNGIEFEEINVDLVKKEHKLPEFKAINPFGQVPSIADGDFKLFESHAILSYLACSSPGVADHWYPSDLQKRAKINSVLDWHHSNLRRGGVGFVIQTILGPALGIPTSPEGAAETEQVLISSLSKIESVWLNENGNFLLGNKEPSIADISLVCEITEFEVLHENDRIRVLAPFKKVLKWIEDTRIATSPHFEEVHKAILVSKASLHKLPVDENYETASSIKAMRDMDIAAE, from the exons atgacTCTCAAAGTTTATGTTGATCGAATTTCTCAACCTGCTCGAGCTGTTCTTATCTTCTGCAA GGTCAACGGGATTGAATTTGAGGAGATTAATGTAGATTTAGTCAAAAAAGAACATAAACTGCCTGAATTCAAAG CAATAAACCCTTTTGGCCAAGTTCCGAGTATAGCTGATGGAGATTTCAAGCTTTTTGAGAG TCATGCAATTCTAAGCTATCTTGCTTGTTCGTCCCCGGGTGTTGCTGATCACTG GTATCCAAGTGATCTACAGAAGAGGGCTAAGATTAACTCAGTCTTGGATTGGCATCACTCCAATTTACGCCGTGGTGGAG TTGGCTTTGTCATACAAACAATACTAGGACCTGCACTAGGTATTCCTACTAGTCCAGAAGGAGCTGCCGAAACCGAGCAAGTTCTGATCTCATCTTTATCAAAAATTGAGTCAGTTTGGCTTAATGAAAATGGGAACTTCTTGTTGGGTAATAAGGAACCGTCCATTGCTGATATTAGCCTGGTTTGCGAAATCACGGAATTTGAG GTTTTGCATGAAAACGATCGCATCCGTGTATTAGCTCCATTCAAGAAAGTGTTGAAGTGGATTGAGGATACAAGAATTGCAACAAGCCCTCATTTCGAGGAAGTGCATAAAGCCATATTAGTATCAAAGGCGTCTTTGCACAAACTACCAGTTGATGAAAACTACGAAACCGCATCAAGCATCAAAGCCATGCGTGACATGGATATTGCAGCAGAGTAG
- the LOC113305254 gene encoding glutathione S-transferase T1-like, with protein sequence MSLKVYVDRMSQPSRAVVIFCKVNGIEFEEIKVDLAKKEHRLPEFKAINPFGQVPSIAHGDFKLFESHAILSYLACASPGVADHWYPSDLQKRAKINSVLDWHHSNLRRGGVGIAINTILGPVLGIPTSPEAATEAEKVLTSSLSKIESVWLNENGNFLLGSKEPSIADLSLVCEIMQFELLHEEDRIRVLSPFNKVLKWINDTKMATSPHFEEEHKTLFASKSFFHKIPVGENCEPASSILAMLDKDIATE encoded by the exons ATGAGTCTCAAAGTCTATGTTGATCGAATGTCTCAACCTTCTCGAGCTGTTGTCATCTTCTGCAA GGTCAACGGGATTGAATTTGAGGAGATCAAGGTAGATTTAGCCAAAAAAGAACATCGATTGCCTGAATTCAAAG CAATAAACCCTTTTGGCCAAGTTCCAAGTATAGCGCATGGAGATTTCAAGCTGTTCGAGAG TCATGCAATTCTAAGCTACCTTGCTTGTGCATCCCCGGGTGTTGCTGATCATTG GTATCCAAGTGATCTACAGAAGAGGGCTAAGATTAACTCAGTCTTAGATTGGCATCACTCCAATTTACGCCGTGGTGGAG TTGGCATTGCCATAAACACAATCCTAGGACCTGTACTAGGCATTCCTACAAGTCCAGAAGCAGCTACTGAAGCCGAGAAAGTTTTGACCTCATCTCTGTCAAAAATTGAGTCAGTTTGGCTCAATGAGAATGGGAACTTCTTGTTGGGTAGCAAGGAACCATCTATTGCTGATCTTAGCCTTGTTTGTGAAATCATGCAATTTGAG CTTTTGCATGAGGAGGATCGTATTCGAGTATTAAGTCCATTCAACAAAGTGTTGAAGTGGATTAACGATACAAAAATGGCAACAAGCCCTCATTTCGAAGAAGAGCATAAGACCTTATTTGCCTCAAAGTCATTTTTTCACAAAATACCAGTTGGAGAAAACTGTGAACCCGCGTCGAGCATCCTTGCCATGCTTGACAAGGATATTGCAACTGAGTAA